TGGCACCATCTTATTGGATGCTGTAAAACCCATGGTTTACACCTAATCCGAATAGAAGGTTTTCTCAAACCAAATTACTTCAATAGTTGATTTAGATCTCAAGATCAAAGAAACTGTGAAtgcattaattaataaaatagaaaatatcgATGAAATATTGAATAACCCTAGTAATAACAAAGTCCTATAAGGCTACAACCGACATTTCCACTTATGATCAAACTTATTCCTTGATCATGGTCTTTTCAGCCTCTTTTATATATGGAGAGAGTAGCTAGTATGAAACCTTTACTTTTAACTTCTTTAGTACGTACTTCAATTCGTTGAGCTAAACCTATGATCAAATATATTCTTGTAAGAGAACTAGCAGTTGGCTAtagtatataaatatatataaaggtgaAGATACGAAAAATCGACCGAAATATAAAGGGGTTGGCTAAAAGTGATGAAGGCCTGCAACCtaaggtttaaattttttatagtgCAAATAATTCGTGTGTGGTgtgcttaattaatttccaCTGGTCAGAAATTTAGAGTTAATTGTATTAAGAATATGAAATTTCCCCGTCAAATAATTCAAGCATACGAAACTAAAAATCACGAAACATTTTCTCCAAGTTCACGTACAACTTATTACAAACTTAATTCACACTCCTAAATATTAAATTGCGCACGTACAGTTCAACGTAATTCCGATCCATTGTCGTTTTGTTCCGATCCAAGGCAACAAAACAACAATGTTGTAGGCTTTTTAGCTCCCTACTAGTAGATACAACAGTAGTTTTGGCAAGTGAAAGCAAACAGATGGATCGGAGATGGTTAGATTCTTCTGCAGTTTCTAATTTCTTTGGACCATCTCTTGACTAGCCAGTAGGCAAAGCGAACAAAGTCCAAGAAGACcattattcttattattgtCTGTTGTAAATTTaaatggatggtgcaaaaattcttattgatgctaaataatattaatccaaacaattaacaataagataaatagaatacaataaatacaaatagagcaaggaaaaatctcacaaagctatagaatcacgcaagagcgttgttcttaaaggttgatttcgtgcctcccggagtgtataactcggtgcgatcggatctcttgacacgcaacctcctaagattagactatagcgtctatctTCGTTAATAACGCACTTTcaagtaacgaagatcaaatgaacaaccctttctcaaattgaagataatgaaaaattgAGGAGCAAATaactctatttttctctttggtaacaaagaaaaatactggagcatgaaaatgaaatcttactaaaaaagtaatattttttgatattttttgtcaaagtTAAACACATGCTTATATAGACATGGGgaatcattttttctttttaaactcaTTATCATGAAATTTGTGTATTAAAACCAACGGTCAAAAAACAACAGCCATATAATCCATGTATTTAAGACTAACGGTCAAGAAAGCTTCTACATTGAAGACAAATGGTTTTTATTGTAAAAACCAACgatgaaaaaaaaacattaaaaccagCAATCAAAAAATaggttgtaaaagtttttttattccCCAACAACcatatatttgatttttccataataaaaactcatgaatggattttattttcaaatggtcaaaaaaattaataagtaagTAAAAACCAAATATTTGTAACATCACAACATTGTCATCGTCAAGCGTGATGCTATGCCAGTAGGTCCAATCAACAAAAGTCCGCAAACATAACTTGCAGCCATGCAACGCACAGTGTGTTTTCGGTGTAGGGCATCATAAAAAGTGTGTTTTTCTCGGTCTAGGCATGctgaaaggttttttttttttttgataatttcattatatatattaaaaaaactacatcacATTTAAGCGTACCATACTAAGggatgtttgaaattgcgtttaagGACctcaaaagtgcgtttaacacccTAAAAGCTCgtttaacacacaaaaaaaaaaaaaaaaattggtaaaagaaattaaaagtgcttttgaaggttaaaacacacttttataaaagcttaaaaatgaagcatttgctaaaaaacattttttaacttaaaagctctatttctcaaacgcaatctcaaataagccctaagagcttgtttgaaattgtttttgagaaataaagcttttaagttaaaaagcgttttttttttctttttttgcaaaagcctaaattaagcttttgccaaaattgcgttttgacattttttatctttttggatagttaaaagtgctttcaattttttttaccaaacggatacttttttcttttaaagaaatttttgagtattaaaagtatttttaggcccctcaatTGCACACTCAAACATGCCCTGAAAGTCAAGGACAATTTTCTTCAGGTTCATCATACATGCTCGCAGCTTTCCTTCGCGACCAGTAGATGCATGCACCACTATTGGAAATTAAGTGAAAGCACACAAAAGGTTCTATGCCTTTAGATTCttctatagtttttaatttctttgcaCCATCTGATCTTGACGAGAATATTTTATGTAAGGATTGATGTTGCACAAATTCAACCATTGGAGGAGCTGTCTGGCTTGAAGGCCAACCCTTCTAAGAgttctttttattgcactaaaATTTTAGATAGGGTTTAGCAAATCTTCTTGAATGATCTACAGATGAAGGAGAGTCATCTCCCTGTGAGATACCTTGGGGTCCCTCTAATTTCTTCTAGGCTTTCTTATGCAGATTGTAGGGTGCTTTTGGATAGAATTACTGATCGTATTGACTCTTGGTTATCTAGGAATCTTTCCTATGCAGAAAGGTTTCAACTGCTCTCTTCTGTGTTATACAGCTTGCAAGTATATTGGACAGGTATCTTCATCCTCTCGAAGAAGGTTATAAAGTCtattgaacagaaatttaatAGGTTTCTATGGAATGAGAAGGATGTTGAGGCTACTAAGGTAAAAGTGGCTTGGTCTGATGTTTGCTTCCCCAAGAAGGAGGGTGGCTTAGGGTTGAAGAGGCTCGAAGTTTGGAATCAAACTTCTACGCTTAGACACATTTGGAGTATTTTTGCTAGGTCTGGATggattaaacaaatttttttgaaacaaaagaGTTTCTGGAGTGTTGGCATCCTTCATAATTGTTTGAAGCTTCTCAAATTAAGGAATATTGCCAAAGAGCTCTTGAGGTTTGAGGTTGGGGATGGGGAAAATATTCATCTTTGGACGGATTTTTGGCATCTTGCTGGCTTGAAAAATATGGGTATATGGCtgtttatgatgctcaaagtTGGGTGGAGGCAAAGCTATCTTCGGTTACACACGATGGAGATTGGTTTTGGAGGCCTGCTAGGTATGAAGCATTGGTGGAAATTCAAACTAGGCTTTCTGAAATTAGCTTAGGCTCTAGTGACAAACCTATATGGACTGCCTTAAGGAAAGGTATCTATGTTAGGTCAGATACATGGGAGGCTcttagagagaaaagagagcagATTAAGTGGTGGAAGTTAGTTTGGTTCACCCTTGCCATTCCTAAGCAAGCTTTCATTTCTGAACTGGGGATATAAAGGAGATGTCTAATGCTCTTTTTGCATAAATCAATTGGAGTACCgtgaccatttatttttttaatgcagtTTCTGCTATAAAATCAGGAGGTTTTATATGTCCAGATGCAGAGTGGTTAACCCTCCTATTATATGGAAGGATGTTCTACAGCTGGGACGTAGTAATTGGGGATGTAAAACTCTTAAAGCCTTGAGTTGTTGTCTAGTTTTGGGTTATGTTGTGTATAATATATGGTGCACTCAAAATGAAATCAAGCATGTAGGTCATCCAAGCACAGAGGAGcagattttgaaaaagattttGTGGGAAGTTCGTACTGGAGCAGTTGGGAAAGGAAGGTTTCCAAAAACTAGGGGgaaccttgtgctttgttcttTATGGAACTTGCCTGCAGATTTGCTCTGCTAATGCAAGTTGTGGCAGGTTTTTctgttggttttggttttgcttGGAGTCTGTTTGTAGTCCTCTGTAAGGTTTTGTTGTGGCTTGGTTGCTATGTTTTGTTGTAAGTTGCTTCTGAAACTTCGTGGTTTCTTCTAGGTTGACTGGTTTTGGCCTCTGTTGAGGCAGTGTTCTAGCCTGTTACATGGGCTTGTAACAGGTGATTCTTTatctttggttttgtttgtttcaatgaagttgcttattcatccaaaaaagaaaaagaaaaaaaaaaattcaaccattTGAGCCCTCCAATAAGTGTAAGATACCTCAGCAtggaacaacaacaaaaataagatCAAAATACTAGATTTTTGTTACAACTCAGAGTTAGAAATGtcatttttcttcaacaactcAAAATTCTTGTTCTCTAAAGCCACCGTCCTCTCCGAACACCCTCTTGGTGCTCTTTGCGTTAAAACAACTTTTAGAGAAAGCCCTTGAACAGCTAGGACGATTTGGTGGTGACGTTAATGGGGAAAAAGGAGATGGAAAACAAGGATAGCTTGGTTTATGGGTTGGGGTGTTTATGGGTTTAACGGTGGTGCATGTCAACAGTGGTTGCGTTTTGCATAGCAACAGTGGTTGGATGGTGGTTTatgtggcgtcccacatcgcctgtgtatggagatggagatgttttatatatatatatatatatatatatatacatcattcatgacaacaacgcgttttaaagccgtaatGGTTATGaacccatcagaactccgcgcTTAAACGAGCTTAagcgagagtagtaccaggatgggtgacctcaaGTGAAGTCTGGTTGAAGgaagccaaaagcggacaaatTGTATATCATTAGAGTGGAGTGTTACAGTTTCTTTTGGTTTTAGAATGGTACGTAGTGGTGCTGGTGACTACAATAGAAAATAATCAGTCTTGCATTGATACCACTTGACGCGAACCCACTAAGCCTTCACATTCAATAGCTACTTTGAGCAACCCTTGACctcaaaatacattaaattgtattataaaatataatcaacTCATACTTGTTTATTGAGAATTACTCCTTTAAATAAAAGAATGGCTACGtactgaaaataaaattatgaaattgtGACCATAAAGAAAGCAAGTTCGTTTCAAAAACGGGGAATTTACCATTGCCGAGGCTAAGGCAACGCCAGCGCACATTGtgtttaaaacacaaaataagaataaaacaaGGACTTGAAAATTTTAGCCTTGACCAAGAACCACAGGTTCATATATCTTATTTCTCTGACCccataaatattttcaactAGCTAGTAATGCTGCACCGTCACGTTGCACCGAATAATAGCGTGGTGGGTAGCAACATGGTAGGAATATGTCTCAAACGTAGCATAGCCCTTAGCAAACCGAAATTTTCCTGTCCCACCACCACTGAAACCTCTCTAACAACCTCAAATTGCTTGCTAACTCCTTGTATTTCCAAGGTGCTTCCACTGTATTCCTTATTTCTGAAAACATTTGATATCATCACATGTGAATTCAGCCCATCCAACCTCGTTGTCttatgaattttgtttaatgtgaGATCTAGAATTAATTATTGTATGATTTTCGTCCTCCTCCCTTAAATAAAAACGCGTTTAGATCTTGTGGtttctctaaaaatatattcaagATGAGATGATTAGTAGCTTATTTCTAGTTACTTAGAGGAGAAAGTCTAAATTTCAgtctcttctccttctctcatacaatttttttaaaaaattagctATTTGCTATTAGATCTGCACTTTTGGTGATTATAGCAGTTCTCTATTTTATGAGATGTTTGGTTGTATATATTGTGCAACCTAATGGGTTTTCTTTGGGACCCTAAGAAAAGTCTGTATCCTACTGTAAACTTGAGTTTTGATTAAtgcatttttattcataattaaaaataaataaataaaacacacacacacacaactttTCCACTTGCTTACATTATAAGGTAAATTTGCGATATTCAAAATTTGGGCCCCATCAATATTTTTCACTAGTAATGCTGCACTGTCACGTTGCACCGAATAACAGCGTGAGTAGCAACATGGTAGGAATATGTCTCAAATGTAGCATAGCCCCTAGCAAACCGGAATTTCCCTGTCCCAGCCACCACTGAAACCTCTCTAACAACCTCAAATTGCTTGCTAACTCCTTGTATTTCCAAGGTGCTTCCACTGTATTCCTTATTTGTGAACACAATTGATATCATCACATGTGAATTCAGCCTGTCCAACCCCGCTGTCATGTACATGTATTGTGCACGGCCAACTTCCAGTGGATTTGGATCTGCGCTTTCAGTGATAAAGTCATCGGTGACAAACACGATTCCGAATTGGGTGAATGTTTGAGCCTTGCTGGCAACACCGGCAACCGGGATGACCGTGGAACTGGTGGCGCCGGGGGCCAAGATGTCTGGGAAGTACAAAGATAGATTGGTTTCTTTAAGGTTGGTAGCTTTTGCTGAATATATGGCCGTGGCTAGAGCCAACACCAAGAATAAATTGGGGAGTCTTTTTGGTAGAAAATTTTGTGCCATGGGTTGATTGTGAATAAGCTAGCTATATAGAAATGACTTTTTGACTAGTTTGTATTTCTGAGTTAGTGTTATAATCTCTATTTATAAATATTAGGTGAGGGAGATGTTTTTTCATTCATATGTGGCTGGAGCTCGAAACTAGAAGAGGGGATTAGGGACCTTGTTTTCTAGTTATCATGATTCTATATTTTGTTATCTTGCTCTCTTATATATTAAGGAAATCATGGAAATGCGATAGGATTCAAGCATTTCTTGCTTTGTTTACTAGTTTTTGTGCATATCCATTGTACATTGTGAATATAATTAAATCATGTAATGTGACATATATTCTCGAACATAGAAAAAATATGTACAAATAGTAGTAAAATTNNNNNNNNNNNNNNNNNNNNNNNNNNNNNNNNNNNNNNNNNNNNNNNNNNNNNNNNNNNNNNNNNNNNNNNNNNNNNNNNNNNNNNNNNNNNNNNNNNNNgacacgtcactaaatggtaacgtgtcaactttgacacgttactaaagttgtcaatttttttttaattttcggaacaatgacgtgtcaaatttgacacgttaccattttgtaacgtgtcatctttgacacgtcaccaaatggtaacgtgttaactttaacacgttaccaaatacTTTGGTAACGCGTGAAAAAGTGCCACGTCACCAAATAGTGACGTGTGAAAAAATCCTGCACAATAGGCACGTTACTAATAAcacatttttttgtagtgtctatAATCGATGGACCatgccaagacccgcccagaacccgctcgggacttgcccgagacttgcccgggacttgactgggacccgacCGGGATCTCGCCaggacccgcttgggacttgACAGGGACCCCCGGGACCTCCTCGAGACCTGACTGGGACCCTCTAAGGACTTGATCGAGACGCGCCAGGGACCTGACCGGGATCCGCCCGGGACTTGTTCAGGACCCGCttgggacctgaccgggacccgcccgggacatCGCCGGGATCTGTCCAGGACCCGCCTAAACCTGAccaggacttgatcgggacctacCCGGTCCCTGACTGGGACTCGCCGAGGAATTGCCAAGAACCCACTCGTGACCTTGCCGGGACTCGTAGAGGACCTGCtagggacctgcccaggacccaGCCGGACCGGCTTGGGACCTGCACACCTGCTCGGGACTCGCCCGAGACcggctcgggacttgaccggaacctgCCCGGGAGTCGATCGGACCTGCTTGGAACCCTCCCGGGACCTGCCCAGAACCCGCCTAGGACTCGCCCTAGACATAACCGGGACTTTACGGGGACCAAGTTGgaacttgcccgggacccgctcgAGACCTGCTCGGTCGAGCCTTAGtcaagtcccggttaggtctcggcggggtcccgggcaagtcctggcTAGGTCcagggcgggtcccagtcaagtccatGGCAAGTTCAGGGCGGGTCCCGAGCAATTCCTAgtcaggtcccggtcaagtccaggGCAGCTCCCGGCGAGGTTCCGAGCAGCTCCTGGTCAAGTGtcgggcgggtcctggtcaagtcccgggtaggtatttttatattttattttttaaattattgtatattagtattttttttgttctgaatataaaaaatatttgtgattttccgtgCGCGCTAAAcatcg
This window of the Corylus avellana chromosome ca5, CavTom2PMs-1.0 genome carries:
- the LOC132181560 gene encoding dirigent protein 2-like, producing MAQNFLPKRLPNLFLVLALATAIYSAKATNLKETNLSLYFPDILAPGATSSTVIPVAGVASKAQTFTQFGIVFVTDDFITESADPNPLEVGRAQYMYMTAGLDRLNSHVMISIVFTNKEYSGSTLEIQGVSKQFEVVREVSVVAGTGKFRFARGYATFETYSYHVATHAVIRCNVTVQHY